Proteins co-encoded in one Populus trichocarpa isolate Nisqually-1 chromosome 10, P.trichocarpa_v4.1, whole genome shotgun sequence genomic window:
- the LOC18102667 gene encoding uncharacterized protein LOC18102667 isoform X1, whose translation MALQCWSSASNLTYPNLSTLFSDSKPYNFPRFRKHRKPAKLTCFLKLGVEDIAEIAHNKVVIAAVVSAAIGQLSKPYTCVLLYGKDFDFKTTFQAGGFPSTHSSSVVAAATCLALERGFSDSIFGLAVVYAFLVMYDAQGVRREVGNHAKALNKMLPKTEVNSKVCSRDDLIDSQEAPEENLGALLSKEERPFLPNSTNSPLLLETENKTRQTSQRLAFSSLTAAEEATEKIPCSSAPLKESIGHTEVEVIAGALLGFFVSVAVYTIL comes from the exons ATGGCGTTGCAGTGTTGGAGCTCCGCTTCTAACCTGACATATCCAAATCTAAGCACTCTCTTTTCGGATTCCAAACCTTACAATTTTCCTCGTTTTAGAAAACACAGAAAGCCAGCCAAACTCACTTGCTTCCTCAAACTTGGTGTCGAGGATATTGCGGAAATAGCTCACAACAAG GTAGTGATAGCAGCTGTTGTATCAGCGGCCATTGGTCAACTCTCAAAGCCATACACTTGTGTACTTTTATATGGCaaagattttgatttcaagACTACTTTTCAAGCTGGTGGATTTCCTTCTACTCATTCCTCT TCAGTGGTGGCTGCTGCCACATGTCTTGCCCTTGAAAG GGGCTTCTCCGATTCGATTTTTGGCCTCGCTGTGGTTTATGCCTTCCTTGTCATGTATGATGCACAG GGGGTGAGAAGAGAAGTTGGAAATCATGCGAAAGCATTAAACAAAATGCTACCCAAGACTGAAGTTAACTCAAAGGTTTGCAGTAGAGATGATCTGATTGATTCTCAGGAAGCACCTGAGGAAAACCTTGGTGCCCTTTTATCCAAAGAGGAAAGGCCTTTTTTGCCAAATTCCACAAACTCTCCTTTATTACTTGAAACAGAGAACAAAACAAGACAAACTAGTCAGAGATTGGCATTTTCGAGCTTAACAGCTGCTGAAGAAGCAACAGAGAAGATCCCCTGTAGTTCAGCTCCTTTGAAAGAATCAATTGGCCACACAGAGGTTGAAGTTATAGCCGGTGCTTTGTTAGGTTTCTTTGTGAGCGTCGCAGTCTATACTATTTTGTGA
- the LOC7464578 gene encoding zinc finger CCCH domain-containing protein 37 isoform X2 translates to MFLPPLNRLFLALNALLKVPLIATSETFPERPGEPDCPYFLKTQRCKYGLNCKFNHPKEKLSLGDSENSSVSALPERPSEPPCAFYMKTGKCKFGASCKFHHPKDIQIPLSGLGNDNGVQTDSVVKNEGITGDVDVIYSPVTPALHHNSKGLPIRLGEVDCPFYLKTGSCKYGATCRYNHPERTAINPPAAAIGHPIVAPSLANLNFGVFNPAASIYQTIDPRLSMLGVGPTFYPQRPGQTECDFYMKTGECKFGERCKFHHPIDRSAPTEKQIQQQTVKLTLAGLPRREGAVHCPYYMKTGACKYGATCKFDHPPPGEVMAVATSLDAAVLGAEVGTSQAQ, encoded by the exons ATGTTCCTCCCGCCGTTGAATCGCTTGTTCCTGGCCTTAAACGCACTCCTGAAG gtTCCCCTCATTGCTACAAGCGAAACTTTTCCTGAGAGACCAGGAGAACCTGATTGTCCT TACTTTCTGAAAACTCAAAGGTGCAAGTATGGTTTGAACTGCAAGTTTAATCATCCCAAAGAAAAGTTGTCATTG GGTGATTCAGAGAACTCCAGTGTTTCTGCTTTGCCGGAGAGGCCTTCTGAGCCCCCATGTGCA TTCTACATGAAGACTGGGAAATGCAAATTCGGTGCAAGCTGCAAATTCCATCATCCAAAAGATATCCAGATACCCTTGTCAGGACTAGGGAATGATAATGGAGTGCAAACTGACTCTGTGGTTAAGAATGAGGGAATCACTGGAGATGTCGATGTGATCTACTCTCCTGTTACCCCAGCCCTACATCACAACTCCAAAGGACTTCCAATAAGACTG GGTGAAGTGGATTGTCCCTTCTACCTGAAAACTGGCAG TTGTAAGTATGGTGCCACTTGCCGCTATAATCATCCTGAGAGGACCG CGATCAATCCACCTGCAGCTGCAATAGGCCATCCAATTGTAGCTCCTTCTTTGGCAAATCTGAACTTTGGAGTTTTCAATCCAGCTGCCTCTATATATCAAACTATTGACCCCAGATTGtctatg CTGGGAGTGGGACCGACCTTCTACCCTCAACGACCTGGACAGACAGAATGTGAT TTCTACATGAAGACTGGTGAGTGTAAGTTTGGGGAGAGATGTAAGTTTCATCACCCTATTGATCGTTCTGCACCAACAGAAAAGCAAATTCAACAGCAGACTGTGAAGCTCACTCTTGCAGGATTGCCTAGAAGAGAG GGTGCGGTTCACTGTCCATACTATATGAAGACTGGCGCGTGCAAGTATGGTGCAACATGCAAATTTGACCACCCGCCTCCTGGAGAGGTCATGGCCGTTGCCACATCTCTTGATGCAGCAGTGCTAGGAGCTGAGGTTGGAACTTCCCAAGCACAGTAG
- the LOC7464578 gene encoding zinc finger CCCH domain-containing protein 37 isoform X1, whose amino-acid sequence MEKRKLGVTSGFRQTANQLYGYGATATTTSASRSLTDSYLTDSVLTRYSGTGSDPLSSDSSKYSVSSSMYLKQSDTALRYSVDRGIASASAAATSPHFSSWTPPPGVDVPPAVESLVPGLKRTPEVLYHPTLLGAHSTIGQSEDWYSTNSLAKRVRFETTSHFPIYPQRPGEKDCAHYMLTRTCKFGDTCKFDHPVWVPEGGIPDWKEVPLIATSETFPERPGEPDCPYFLKTQRCKYGLNCKFNHPKEKLSLGDSENSSVSALPERPSEPPCAFYMKTGKCKFGASCKFHHPKDIQIPLSGLGNDNGVQTDSVVKNEGITGDVDVIYSPVTPALHHNSKGLPIRLGEVDCPFYLKTGSCKYGATCRYNHPERTAINPPAAAIGHPIVAPSLANLNFGVFNPAASIYQTIDPRLSMLGVGPTFYPQRPGQTECDFYMKTGECKFGERCKFHHPIDRSAPTEKQIQQQTVKLTLAGLPRREGAVHCPYYMKTGACKYGATCKFDHPPPGEVMAVATSLDAAVLGAEVGTSQAQ is encoded by the exons atggaaaaaagaaaattgggcGTCACGTCGGGATTTCGACAAACGGCCAACCAACTCTACGGCTACGGTGCCACAGCGACAACGACATCGGCTTCCCGTTCCCTAACTGACTCGTATCTCACCGACTCAGTCTTGACCCGATACTCAGGCACTGGGTCAGACCCTCTATCTTCGGATTCTTCGAAGTACTCGGTCAGTTCCTCCATGTATCTTAAACAGAGCGATACCGCACTCAGATACTCGGTCGACAGAGGCATTGCCTCAGCTTCTGCTGCTGCAACTTCTCCACATTTTTCGTCTTGGACACCGCCGCCTGGTGTTGATGTTCCTCCCGCCGTTGAATCGCTTGTTCCTGGCCTTAAACGCACTCCTGAAG TGCTCTATCATCCGACTCTTTTGGGTGCCCATAGCACAATTGGGCAAAGTGAAGATTGGTATTCTACCAATTCTTTAGCCAAGCGTGTTAGATTCGAGACTACAAGTCATTTTCCTATATATCCACAGAGACCAGGGGAGAAGGATTGTGCCCACTATATGCTCACCCGAACCTGTAAATTTGGAGATACCTGCAAGTTTGACCATCCTGTTTGGGTTCCTGAGGGTGGAATCCCAGATTGGAAAGAG gtTCCCCTCATTGCTACAAGCGAAACTTTTCCTGAGAGACCAGGAGAACCTGATTGTCCT TACTTTCTGAAAACTCAAAGGTGCAAGTATGGTTTGAACTGCAAGTTTAATCATCCCAAAGAAAAGTTGTCATTG GGTGATTCAGAGAACTCCAGTGTTTCTGCTTTGCCGGAGAGGCCTTCTGAGCCCCCATGTGCA TTCTACATGAAGACTGGGAAATGCAAATTCGGTGCAAGCTGCAAATTCCATCATCCAAAAGATATCCAGATACCCTTGTCAGGACTAGGGAATGATAATGGAGTGCAAACTGACTCTGTGGTTAAGAATGAGGGAATCACTGGAGATGTCGATGTGATCTACTCTCCTGTTACCCCAGCCCTACATCACAACTCCAAAGGACTTCCAATAAGACTG GGTGAAGTGGATTGTCCCTTCTACCTGAAAACTGGCAG TTGTAAGTATGGTGCCACTTGCCGCTATAATCATCCTGAGAGGACCG CGATCAATCCACCTGCAGCTGCAATAGGCCATCCAATTGTAGCTCCTTCTTTGGCAAATCTGAACTTTGGAGTTTTCAATCCAGCTGCCTCTATATATCAAACTATTGACCCCAGATTGtctatg CTGGGAGTGGGACCGACCTTCTACCCTCAACGACCTGGACAGACAGAATGTGAT TTCTACATGAAGACTGGTGAGTGTAAGTTTGGGGAGAGATGTAAGTTTCATCACCCTATTGATCGTTCTGCACCAACAGAAAAGCAAATTCAACAGCAGACTGTGAAGCTCACTCTTGCAGGATTGCCTAGAAGAGAG GGTGCGGTTCACTGTCCATACTATATGAAGACTGGCGCGTGCAAGTATGGTGCAACATGCAAATTTGACCACCCGCCTCCTGGAGAGGTCATGGCCGTTGCCACATCTCTTGATGCAGCAGTGCTAGGAGCTGAGGTTGGAACTTCCCAAGCACAGTAG
- the LOC7464579 gene encoding ABC transporter D family member 2, chloroplastic isoform X1 produces the protein MTATILVDSKPFTLFITPKKPYYSTANNFHLLQFSKQNHNYSSTMPPLKRRVKGYYSSKNWNFKNSFRSAAASSATESPQLDKGSNNNNGDGQRKVPGLNTLFRRFWKVAAPYWFSEDKEPARLQLAAVFALTLGTTGISVGFNFLGRDFYNALANKDQEQFTKQLLYYLGAFAGGIPLFVLRDYAREILGLRWRSWMTKFYMERYLKNQTFYKIQSQSIIDNPDQRIVDDLSSFTGTALSFSLTLFNAAVDLISFSNILYGIYPPLFVVLLAYSIGGTAISVFLGRELVTLNFLQEKKEADFRYGLVRVRENAESIAFFGGEENEIQLLLQRFKSAFENLTRLLISSRNLEFFTSGYRYLIQILPAAVVAPMYFSGKIEFGVINQSVSAFNHILGDFSLIVYQFQAISAFSAVIDRLGEFDDVLDSSSSKCISSSVEEISLTYCDERSSLLLESNGSILMDRCQKVLDLENLTLQTPTSKAILIRDLSLVINKKDHLLVTGPSGSGKTSLLRALAGLWNTGQGKITFYVNEGNDPQAPTSSEVPALKVNTADDTAEELEGPINRNDRGIFFLPQRPYMVLGTLRQQLLYPTWADDVIPTSDGGNPAGSLPFLMRNSSSGTSGGKRSKPTTDDLIQVLEDVRLGYILSRFGSLDSTHEWSSVLSLGEQQRLAFARLLLSKPKVVLLDESTSALDEANEEHLYRQIEAAGMTYISVGHRRTLYDHHNRNLHITTVDPSSNERNWHVEPINRDSLYNILNR, from the exons ATGACGGCGACGATACTAGTAGACTCAAAACCGTTCACACTCTTTATCACTCCCAAGAAACCATATTACTCCACTGCTAATAACTTCCATCTCCTTCAATTTAgtaaacaaaatcataattattcgTCCACGATGCCTCCTCTCAAAAGGAGAGTAAAAGGCTACTACTCTTCAAAAAATTGGAATTTCAAAAACAGCTTCAGATCTGCCGCTGCTTCTTCTGCCACTGAGTCGCCACAACTAGATAAG GggagtaataataataatggtgatgGACAAAGAAAGGTGCCTGGGCTTAACACGCTATTTAGAAGATTCTGGAAAGTGGCTGCACCTTATTGGTTCTCAGAGGACAAGGAGCCAGCTAGATTGCAATTGGCTGCTGTTTTTGCTCTCACTTTGGGTACCACTGGTATTAGTGTCGGTTTCAATTTCCTTGGTCGCGATTTCTACAATGCGCTTGCCA ATAAGGATCAAGAACAGTTTACGAAGCAGTTATTGTACTACCTTGGAGCCTTCGCTGGAGGAATTCCG TTATTTGTATTGAGAGATTATGCAAGAGAGATACTTGGTTTGAGATGGAGGTCTTGGATGACTAAATTTTACATGGAGCGTTATCTGAAAAATCAGACGTTTTACAAAATTCAATCCCAATCTATTATTGATAATCCGGATCAGCGCATTGTTGATGATCTAAGTTCATTCACGGGGACAGCCCTTTCCTTTTCGTTGACACTTTTCAATGCTGCTGTAGACTTGATATCGTTTAGTAACATCTTGTATGGCATCTATCCACCACTGTTTGTTGTTCTCCTTGCGTATTCTATTGGCGGAACAGCTATCAGTGTTTTTCTTGGAAGG gaaTTAGTGACTCTAAATttcttgcaagaaaaaaaagaagcagattTTCGTTATGGGCTTGTGCGTGTTCGTGAAAATGCTGAATCAATTGCTTTCTTTGGGggtgaagaaaatgaaattcaacTTCTGCTGCAGCGgttcaaaagtgcttttgaaaatttaaca AGGCTGTTGATATCTTCTAGAAATCTAGAGTTCTTCACAAGTGGCTACCGGTACCTAATCCAGATTCTtcctgctgctgttgttgctcCTATGTATTTCTCTGGAAAAATTGAGTTTGGTGTCATTAATCAGTCTGTATCTGCTTTTAATCATATCCTTGGAGATTTTTCCCTTATCGTGTACCAATTTCAAGCCATCAGTGCCTTTTCAGCTGTCATTGACCGGTTAG GTGAATTTGATGATGTTCTGGATAGCAGCAGCTCTAAATGTATTTCCAGCTCCGTGGAAGAGATTTCTCTTACATACTGTGATGAGCGAAGTTCACTTTTATTGGAGTCTAATGGTTCCATACTAATGGACAGGTGCCAAAAAGTATTGGATTTAGAGAATTTGACACTACAAACACCAACGAGTAAAGCTATACTGATCAGGGACTTGTCATTGGTTATTAACAAGAAAGATCATTTACTT GTAACAGGACCTAGCGGGAGCGGTAAAACGTCTTTGTTGAGAGCTCTGGCTGGTCTCTGGAATACTGGACAAGGGAAAATCACTTTCTATGTTAATGAGGGAAATGATCCTCAGGCACCCACTTCTTCAGAAGTACCTGCTCTTAAAGTAAATACTGCTGATGACACGGCTGAGGAACTTGAAGGACCCATTAACAGAAACGACAGAGGCATATTTTTCCTTCCTCAAAGACCATATATGGTTTTGGGAACACTTCGTCAGCAATTGCTTTATCCTACATGGGCTGATGATGTAATTCCTACATCAGATGGTGGCAATCCAGCTG GCTCATTGCCTTTCTTGATGCGGAATTCAAGCTCTGGAACCAGTGGTGGAAAGCGTAGTAAGCCCACTACAGATGATTTAATACAGGTTTTAGAGGATGTCCGGCTTGGCTACATATTATCACGTTTTGGTAGTCTGGATTCAACACATGAGTGGTCCAGTGTTCTGTCCCTTGGTGAGCAGCAGCGCCTTGCCTTTGCACGTCTGTTGCTTTCAAAACCAAAAGTGGTTCTATTGGATGAGTCTACTAGTGCTTTGGATGAAGCCAATGAG GAACACCTGTACAGGCAGATTGAAGCAGCAGGTATGACATATATTAGCGTTGGCCATAGGCGAACTCTCTATGACCACCATAACAGGAACTTACATATAACCACGGTGGATCCCAGCAGCAACGAGCGAAATTGGCATGTTGAACCCATCAATCGTGATTCCTTGTATAACATTTTGAATCGTTAG
- the LOC18102667 gene encoding uncharacterized protein LOC18102667 isoform X2, whose protein sequence is MALQCWSSASNLTYPNLSTLFSDSKPYNFPRFRKHRKPAKLTCFLKLGVEDIAEIAHNKVVIAAVVSAAIGQLSKPYTCVLLYGKDFDFKTTFQAGGFPSTHSSGVRREVGNHAKALNKMLPKTEVNSKVCSRDDLIDSQEAPEENLGALLSKEERPFLPNSTNSPLLLETENKTRQTSQRLAFSSLTAAEEATEKIPCSSAPLKESIGHTEVEVIAGALLGFFVSVAVYTIL, encoded by the exons ATGGCGTTGCAGTGTTGGAGCTCCGCTTCTAACCTGACATATCCAAATCTAAGCACTCTCTTTTCGGATTCCAAACCTTACAATTTTCCTCGTTTTAGAAAACACAGAAAGCCAGCCAAACTCACTTGCTTCCTCAAACTTGGTGTCGAGGATATTGCGGAAATAGCTCACAACAAG GTAGTGATAGCAGCTGTTGTATCAGCGGCCATTGGTCAACTCTCAAAGCCATACACTTGTGTACTTTTATATGGCaaagattttgatttcaagACTACTTTTCAAGCTGGTGGATTTCCTTCTACTCATTCCTCT GGGGTGAGAAGAGAAGTTGGAAATCATGCGAAAGCATTAAACAAAATGCTACCCAAGACTGAAGTTAACTCAAAGGTTTGCAGTAGAGATGATCTGATTGATTCTCAGGAAGCACCTGAGGAAAACCTTGGTGCCCTTTTATCCAAAGAGGAAAGGCCTTTTTTGCCAAATTCCACAAACTCTCCTTTATTACTTGAAACAGAGAACAAAACAAGACAAACTAGTCAGAGATTGGCATTTTCGAGCTTAACAGCTGCTGAAGAAGCAACAGAGAAGATCCCCTGTAGTTCAGCTCCTTTGAAAGAATCAATTGGCCACACAGAGGTTGAAGTTATAGCCGGTGCTTTGTTAGGTTTCTTTGTGAGCGTCGCAGTCTATACTATTTTGTGA
- the LOC7464579 gene encoding ABC transporter D family member 2, chloroplastic isoform X2, with translation MTATILVDSKPFTLFITPKKPYYSTANNFHLLQFSKQNHNYSSTMPPLKRRVKGYYSSKNWNFKNSFRSAAASSATESPQLDKGSNNNNGDGQRKVPGLNTLFRRFWKVAAPYWFSEDKEPARLQLAAVFALTLGTTGISVGFNFLGRDFYNALANKDQEQFTKQLLYYLGAFAGGIPLFVLRDYAREILGLRWRSWMTKFYMERYLKNQTFYKIQSQSIIDNPDQRIVDDLSSFTGTALSFSLTLFNAAVDLISFSNILYGIYPPLFVVLLAYSIGGTAISVFLGRELVTLNFLQEKKEADFRYGLVRVRENAESIAFFGGEENEIQLLLQRFKSAFENLTRLLISSRNLEFFTSGYRYLIQILPAAVVAPMYFSGKIEFGVINQSVSAFNHILGDFSLIVYQFQAISAFSAVIDRLGEFDDVLDSSSSKCISSSVEEISLTYCDERSSLLLESNGSILMDRCQKVLDLENLTLQTPTSKAILIRDLSLVINKKDHLLVTGPSGSGKTSLLRALAGLWNTGQGKITFYVNEGNDPQAPTSSEVPALKVNTADDTAEELEGPINRNDRGIFFLPQRPYMVLGTLRQQLLYPTWADDVIPTSDGGNPAGGNLVTSRMHFNFVTCVIALPRSNSQMYCCLS, from the exons ATGACGGCGACGATACTAGTAGACTCAAAACCGTTCACACTCTTTATCACTCCCAAGAAACCATATTACTCCACTGCTAATAACTTCCATCTCCTTCAATTTAgtaaacaaaatcataattattcgTCCACGATGCCTCCTCTCAAAAGGAGAGTAAAAGGCTACTACTCTTCAAAAAATTGGAATTTCAAAAACAGCTTCAGATCTGCCGCTGCTTCTTCTGCCACTGAGTCGCCACAACTAGATAAG GggagtaataataataatggtgatgGACAAAGAAAGGTGCCTGGGCTTAACACGCTATTTAGAAGATTCTGGAAAGTGGCTGCACCTTATTGGTTCTCAGAGGACAAGGAGCCAGCTAGATTGCAATTGGCTGCTGTTTTTGCTCTCACTTTGGGTACCACTGGTATTAGTGTCGGTTTCAATTTCCTTGGTCGCGATTTCTACAATGCGCTTGCCA ATAAGGATCAAGAACAGTTTACGAAGCAGTTATTGTACTACCTTGGAGCCTTCGCTGGAGGAATTCCG TTATTTGTATTGAGAGATTATGCAAGAGAGATACTTGGTTTGAGATGGAGGTCTTGGATGACTAAATTTTACATGGAGCGTTATCTGAAAAATCAGACGTTTTACAAAATTCAATCCCAATCTATTATTGATAATCCGGATCAGCGCATTGTTGATGATCTAAGTTCATTCACGGGGACAGCCCTTTCCTTTTCGTTGACACTTTTCAATGCTGCTGTAGACTTGATATCGTTTAGTAACATCTTGTATGGCATCTATCCACCACTGTTTGTTGTTCTCCTTGCGTATTCTATTGGCGGAACAGCTATCAGTGTTTTTCTTGGAAGG gaaTTAGTGACTCTAAATttcttgcaagaaaaaaaagaagcagattTTCGTTATGGGCTTGTGCGTGTTCGTGAAAATGCTGAATCAATTGCTTTCTTTGGGggtgaagaaaatgaaattcaacTTCTGCTGCAGCGgttcaaaagtgcttttgaaaatttaaca AGGCTGTTGATATCTTCTAGAAATCTAGAGTTCTTCACAAGTGGCTACCGGTACCTAATCCAGATTCTtcctgctgctgttgttgctcCTATGTATTTCTCTGGAAAAATTGAGTTTGGTGTCATTAATCAGTCTGTATCTGCTTTTAATCATATCCTTGGAGATTTTTCCCTTATCGTGTACCAATTTCAAGCCATCAGTGCCTTTTCAGCTGTCATTGACCGGTTAG GTGAATTTGATGATGTTCTGGATAGCAGCAGCTCTAAATGTATTTCCAGCTCCGTGGAAGAGATTTCTCTTACATACTGTGATGAGCGAAGTTCACTTTTATTGGAGTCTAATGGTTCCATACTAATGGACAGGTGCCAAAAAGTATTGGATTTAGAGAATTTGACACTACAAACACCAACGAGTAAAGCTATACTGATCAGGGACTTGTCATTGGTTATTAACAAGAAAGATCATTTACTT GTAACAGGACCTAGCGGGAGCGGTAAAACGTCTTTGTTGAGAGCTCTGGCTGGTCTCTGGAATACTGGACAAGGGAAAATCACTTTCTATGTTAATGAGGGAAATGATCCTCAGGCACCCACTTCTTCAGAAGTACCTGCTCTTAAAGTAAATACTGCTGATGACACGGCTGAGGAACTTGAAGGACCCATTAACAGAAACGACAGAGGCATATTTTTCCTTCCTCAAAGACCATATATGGTTTTGGGAACACTTCGTCAGCAATTGCTTTATCCTACATGGGCTGATGATGTAATTCCTACATCAGATGGTGGCAATCCAGCTG GAGGCAATCTTGTAACTTCCAGGATGCACTTCAATTTTGTGACTTGTGTCATAGCTTTGCCACGCTCCAATAGTCAGATGTATTGTTGCCTGTCATGA
- the LOC7464577 gene encoding uncharacterized protein LOC7464577, which yields MSGAQGAQPPGSTTATTYESVPGGENKTRVKVDSKEDQGAIQVDKLQEKVPDAAGEGGPVFGAGKDENKKDLGVTGTGE from the coding sequence ATGTCAGGGGCACAGGGAGCACAGCCGCCGGGCAGTACAACAGCAACAACATACGAGTCAGTGCCAGGGGGGGAGAACAAGACCAGAGTTAAGGTGGACTCAAAGGAGGATCAGGGCGCGATCCAGGTCGACAAACTCCAGGAGAAGGTTCCTGACGCCGCTGGCGAAGGAGGCCCTGTCTTTGGCGCTGGCaaagatgaaaataagaaaGACTTGGGAGTTACTGGCACTGGCGAGTAG